TTTCCGATGACACATGAGACAATTCGCCAGCGTCAGGAGATTGACCTGTCCGCAAACTATCGGCCTATCGCTCTCTCCGCCGTAAAGGCCGCAGTCAGCGTCATGCCGACGAAGAACCAGGACGAGCCGCGGAAGGATTCCCTGAAGCTTCTTCTTCCGGAAAATCTCCCGGAATCCTAAGCGCTGAAAGCCTTCGATCCAGATCACCATCGCCAATAGGTTTGCAAATGCTCAAAGTCGTCGCCGACATCGCCAATTCCGACCCCAATTCGCCCCAGCCATTTGCGCAATTCGCGCCTCCGATCAAAGAGCAATCCGACCTGCGCAGAGCGATCACGGCCGCCTATCGCCGCCCGGAGACCGAGTGTTTGCCTCCGCTTGTCGAGGCGGCAAGGATTCCCGCCGACATAAAAGCATCGGTACGGGCGACGGCCCGCAAGCTGATCGAGGCGCTCCGTGCGAAGCATAAGGGCACGGGCGTCGAGGGTCTCGTTCATGAGTATTCGCTCTCCAGCCAGGAAGGCGTAGCTCTCATGTGTCTTGCCGAGGCGCTCCTGCGCATTCCGGACACGGCGACCCGCGATGCCTTGATCCGGGATAAAATCGCGGAAGGCGACTGGAAGTCCCATATCGGCGGCGGACGTTCGCTTTTCGTCAACGCGGCGACATGGGGCCTCGTCGTCACTGGAAAGCTGACAGGGACCGTCAATGACCGCAGCCTCTCCGCCGCTTTGACGCGGCTGATCGCCCGCTGCGGCGAACCCGTCATCCGCCGCGGCGTCGACATGGCGATGCGCATGATGGGCGAGCAATTCGTCACCGGCGAGACGATCGAAGAGGCGTTGAAGCGCGCCCATCCCCTTGAGGTACGAGGCTTCCGCTACTCCTATGACATGCTCGGTGAGGCAGCGACCACGGCTGCCGACGCCCGCCGTTACTATCGCGACTATGAGAACGCCATTCATGCGATCGGAAAGGCTTCCGGCGGTCGCGGCGTTTTTGAGGGTCCTGGCATTTCGATCAAGCTCTCGGCTCTTCATCCGCGCTATGCCCGCACGCAGTCGGACCGCGTCATGGGAGAGCTGCTTCCCCGCGTTCGCGAGCTGGCGCTGCTCGCCCGCAAATACGATATAGGCCTGAACATCGATGCCGAGGAGGCGGATCGCCTCGAACTGTCGCTCGACCTGCTGGAAGAGCTTAGCTTCGACCAGGAGCTCAAGGGCTGGAACGGCCTGGGCTTTGTCGTCCAGGCCTACGGCAAGCGCTGCCCCTTCGTGCTCGATTACATCATCGACCTCGCCCGTCGCTCCGGCCGGCGCATGATGGTGCGGCTGGTGAAGGGCGCCTATTGGGATGCCGAAATCAAGCGAGCTCAGCTTGATGGTCTTCCAGACTTCCCTGTCTACACGCGAAAAATCCACACGGATGTCGCCTACGTCGCCTGTGCCCGCAAGCTGCTCGCGGCGATCGACGCCGTCTTTCCGCAATTCGCGACCCATAATGCCCAGACGCTGGCCACCATCTACCATCTGGCCGGCCCGGACTTCCAGATCGGCAAATACGAGTTTCAGTGCCTGCATGGCATGGGCGAACCTCTTTATGACGAAGTCGTCGGTAAGCAGAAGCTGGATCGCCCGTGCCGCATCTATGCCCCGGTCGGCACGCACGAGACGCTGCTTGCCTATCTGGTTCGGCGCCTGCTCGAAAACGGCGCCAATTCCTCCTTCGTCAACAGAATCTCGGATGCGAATGTCTCGATCGACGAACTCGTGGCCGATCCGGTCGATCTCGTCGAAGCAAACTCGCCGGTTGGCAAGCCGCATGACCTGATCGCCCTGCCTCGCAATCTCTATGGAGGCGAAAGGCAGAACTCGTCCGGAATCGATCTTTCGAACGAAGCCGAACTTGAGGCGCTTGCGGCCAATCTTGTCGCGACGACGCAACAGTCATGGCACGCTTTTCCTCTCCTCGCCGACGGATCTGTCGAGGGAGAGACGAGACCTATCCTCAATCCTGCCGACCACGGCGACGCCGTCGGCCAAGTGACCGAAGTCGGGATCGATACCGCTGCGAAGATCGCCCGGCTTGCGGCAGAGGGTGCGCAACAATGGGCTGCCGTTTCTCCGGCAGACCGCGCCGCGTGCCTCGAGCGTGCCGCCGACATTATGCAGTCGCGGATCGAGACGCTGATGGGCATCATCATGCGTGAGGCAGGCAAATCGGCGGCAAACGCGATCGGCGAAGTGCGCGAAGCGGTCGACTTCCTTCGCTACTACGCCGCGCAGGCGCGCCGAACGCTCGGCCCATCGCACGCGCCGCTTGGCCCGATCGTCTGCATCAGCCCGTGGAACTTCCCGCTCGCCATTTTCACGGGCCAGGTCGCGGCGGCGCTGGTCGCCGGCAACTCGGTCATGGCGAAGCCGGCGGGTGTCACGCCGATCATCGCATTCGAGAGCGTGAAGATCCTGCATGAGGGGGGCGTACCCAGGGGCGCACTGCAGTTCGTGCCGGGCAGCGGCCGCCTTGGCGCCGCGCTGATCGACGCGCCGGAGACCGCGGGCGTCATGTTCACCGGCTCCACCGGCGTCGCGAGGCTTATCCAGGCGCAGCTTGCGAAGCGACTGTCGAAGTTTGGAAAGCCGATCCCGCTGATCGCCGAGACTGGCGGCCAGAATGGCATGATCGTCGACTCGTCGGCCCTGGCCGAGCAGGTCGTCGGCGACGTCATCGCATCGGCCTTCGACAGCGCCGGTCAGCGCTGC
The nucleotide sequence above comes from Rhizobium sp. CB3090. Encoded proteins:
- the putA gene encoding trifunctional transcriptional regulator/proline dehydrogenase/L-glutamate gamma-semialdehyde dehydrogenase, encoding MLKVVADIANSDPNSPQPFAQFAPPIKEQSDLRRAITAAYRRPETECLPPLVEAARIPADIKASVRATARKLIEALRAKHKGTGVEGLVHEYSLSSQEGVALMCLAEALLRIPDTATRDALIRDKIAEGDWKSHIGGGRSLFVNAATWGLVVTGKLTGTVNDRSLSAALTRLIARCGEPVIRRGVDMAMRMMGEQFVTGETIEEALKRAHPLEVRGFRYSYDMLGEAATTAADARRYYRDYENAIHAIGKASGGRGVFEGPGISIKLSALHPRYARTQSDRVMGELLPRVRELALLARKYDIGLNIDAEEADRLELSLDLLEELSFDQELKGWNGLGFVVQAYGKRCPFVLDYIIDLARRSGRRMMVRLVKGAYWDAEIKRAQLDGLPDFPVYTRKIHTDVAYVACARKLLAAIDAVFPQFATHNAQTLATIYHLAGPDFQIGKYEFQCLHGMGEPLYDEVVGKQKLDRPCRIYAPVGTHETLLAYLVRRLLENGANSSFVNRISDANVSIDELVADPVDLVEANSPVGKPHDLIALPRNLYGGERQNSSGIDLSNEAELEALAANLVATTQQSWHAFPLLADGSVEGETRPILNPADHGDAVGQVTEVGIDTAAKIARLAAEGAQQWAAVSPADRAACLERAADIMQSRIETLMGIIMREAGKSAANAIGEVREAVDFLRYYAAQARRTLGPSHAPLGPIVCISPWNFPLAIFTGQVAAALVAGNSVMAKPAGVTPIIAFESVKILHEGGVPRGALQFVPGSGRLGAALIDAPETAGVMFTGSTGVARLIQAQLAKRLSKFGKPIPLIAETGGQNGMIVDSSALAEQVVGDVIASAFDSAGQRCSALRVLCLQEEIADRTLDMLKGALQELSIGRTDKLSVDVGPVITDEARAEIDAHIEKMRGLGCKVEQLPLPEAAPLGTFVPPTIIELKTLSDLTKEIFGPVLHVIRYRRQDLDRLIDDINGSGYGLTFGLHTRLDETIARVTGRIKAGNLYVNRNIIGAVVGVQPFGGRGLSGTGPKAGGPLYIGRLVQKAPVPPQHSSFHIDPALSDFALWLSGKGQSDDAETARELGSLSAVGLEKELAGPVGEQNIYALHPRGRVLLAPATERGLYRQIAAALATGNHLVIDESTGLRSSLAGLPESLAARLAWTTDWNADGPFAAALVEGDAKRVLEINQRIAALDGPLVLVQSATTTELESDIEAYCLNWLVEEVSTSINTAAAGGNASLMTIG